Proteins encoded by one window of Sphingomonas ginkgonis:
- the rlmN gene encoding 23S rRNA (adenine(2503)-C(2))-methyltransferase RlmN: MSADTALMPIPGPVDPVPIPRPSPVEERPNLVGRPREEIRAMLEQAGLEPRQAKLRAKQIWHWTYNRGATEFAEMTDIAKAQQPWLAERFTITRPEVVEAQVSTDGTRKWLLRTRDGHDFEMVFIPDADRGTLCVSSQVGCTLNCRFCHTGTMRLVRNLEPNEIVGQVMLARDALGEWPSQPEGRMLTNIVMMGMGEPLYNFEHVRDALKIVMDGDGLGLSKRRITLSTSGVVPMMERCGEEIGVNLAVSLHAVTKEIRDEIVPLNRKYGIEELLQACANYPGANNARRITFEYVMLKDKNDSDEHARELVRLIRHFRLPAKVNLIPFNPWDGAPYECSTPERVRAFSNIIFEAGISAPVRTPRGRDIDAACGQLKTAAEKRSRAELDRQAEAKLAAIG, translated from the coding sequence ATGAGCGCCGATACTGCCTTGATGCCGATTCCCGGCCCGGTCGATCCCGTGCCAATTCCCCGCCCGTCGCCGGTCGAGGAGCGACCCAATCTCGTGGGCCGGCCGCGCGAAGAGATACGCGCGATGCTGGAGCAGGCCGGTCTCGAGCCGCGCCAGGCCAAGCTCCGCGCCAAGCAGATCTGGCACTGGACCTATAACCGGGGCGCAACCGAGTTCGCTGAGATGACCGACATCGCCAAGGCCCAGCAGCCTTGGCTTGCCGAGCGGTTCACCATCACCCGGCCCGAGGTGGTCGAAGCTCAGGTCTCCACCGATGGCACCCGCAAGTGGCTGCTCCGCACACGCGATGGTCACGACTTTGAGATGGTGTTCATCCCGGATGCGGACCGCGGAACGCTGTGTGTTTCCAGCCAGGTCGGCTGCACATTGAACTGTCGCTTCTGTCACACCGGCACGATGCGGCTGGTCCGCAATCTCGAGCCGAACGAGATCGTCGGGCAGGTGATGCTCGCCCGTGATGCGCTTGGCGAGTGGCCCAGCCAGCCCGAGGGACGGATGCTCACCAACATCGTGATGATGGGCATGGGCGAGCCCCTCTACAATTTCGAGCATGTCCGCGACGCGCTGAAGATCGTCATGGACGGAGACGGGCTGGGCCTTTCCAAGCGGCGGATCACGCTGTCGACCTCGGGTGTGGTGCCGATGATGGAGCGCTGCGGCGAGGAGATCGGGGTCAATCTCGCGGTATCGCTGCACGCGGTGACCAAGGAGATCCGCGACGAAATCGTGCCCTTGAACCGCAAGTACGGGATTGAGGAACTGCTTCAGGCCTGCGCCAACTATCCCGGTGCGAACAATGCCCGCCGCATCACCTTCGAATATGTGATGCTGAAGGACAAGAACGACAGCGACGAGCATGCGCGCGAGCTGGTCCGGCTGATCCGTCACTTCAGGCTGCCCGCGAAGGTCAACCTCATCCCGTTCAACCCGTGGGACGGCGCGCCGTACGAATGTTCGACGCCGGAGCGGGTTCGGGCATTCAGCAATATTATCTTCGAGGCCGGCATCTCGGCGCCGGTGCGGACTCCGCGCGGGCGCGACATCGACGCTGCCTGCGGCCAGCTCAAGACCGCCGCCGAGAAGCGCAGCCGGGCCGAGCTGGACCGTCAGGCCGAAGCCAAGCTGGCCGCGATTGGCTGA
- a CDS encoding A24 family peptidase, with translation MNLPLVAPTWLAGLFVLLLVLASVEDSWRLRISNWTCLGLIAAAFAAAWLAGPRPSLWQNLLVFAALLGVGLPIFAAGKFGGGDVKLFAAAGLWFSLDGAWRFLMLTLLAGGLLAMIILAVRLVPWGAGARDRVVVLRRRGGIPYGVAIASGALLTAGLLPR, from the coding sequence ATGAACCTTCCTCTCGTCGCCCCGACGTGGCTTGCCGGACTTTTCGTCCTGCTCCTGGTCCTGGCATCGGTCGAGGACAGCTGGCGCTTGCGCATCTCCAACTGGACCTGTCTCGGCCTGATCGCCGCCGCATTCGCCGCGGCATGGCTCGCCGGTCCGCGACCGTCGCTGTGGCAGAACCTCCTCGTGTTCGCGGCGCTCTTGGGCGTTGGCCTACCGATCTTCGCCGCGGGCAAGTTTGGGGGCGGGGACGTCAAGCTGTTCGCCGCAGCGGGTCTGTGGTTCTCGCTCGATGGCGCCTGGCGCTTCCTGATGCTGACCCTGTTGGCCGGCGGTCTTCTCGCCATGATCATCCTTGCGGTGCGGCTGGTGCCGTGGGGCGCGGGTGCCAGGGACAGGGTGGTGGTGCTGCGTCGACGCGGTGGCATTCCCTATGGCGTGGCCATTGCCAGCGGTGCCTTGCTGACGGCTGGGCTGCTGCCGCGCTAG
- a CDS encoding tetratricopeptide repeat protein, which translates to MSLIAALLVLAGAPVSAAPGVSTSLAEAAHALEAGRVEQARLMIGAAVAEGAAGDRLDRLLADLALARGEDSEAFAAYQLLLKRNPSDPQLFERAGIAALRSDQPEWATILLDKAVAAPAAGWRAWNARGSLADRSGDWALADRCYAAAVRLAPERMEPLNNRGWSLLLRGRPAEAISWLEHAAALAPEQQRISDNLELARTAAAADLPSRRPGEADEAYAARLNDAGVVADRNGQRDRARAAFARAIEARPDYYLRAANNLARLGPPPP; encoded by the coding sequence GTGAGCCTCATTGCGGCACTTCTCGTACTGGCAGGCGCGCCGGTGTCGGCAGCGCCGGGAGTCTCGACGAGTCTTGCCGAGGCGGCCCATGCACTAGAGGCGGGCCGGGTCGAGCAAGCCCGCCTGATGATCGGCGCCGCCGTCGCGGAGGGTGCCGCCGGAGATAGGCTCGACCGCCTGCTGGCGGACCTTGCCCTTGCGCGCGGCGAAGACAGCGAGGCGTTCGCCGCCTATCAGCTGCTCCTGAAGCGGAATCCAAGCGACCCGCAGCTGTTCGAACGCGCAGGAATCGCGGCGCTTCGCAGCGACCAGCCGGAATGGGCCACGATTCTCCTCGACAAGGCTGTCGCGGCACCTGCAGCAGGCTGGCGCGCGTGGAACGCCCGGGGCAGCCTAGCCGATAGGAGCGGCGATTGGGCGCTCGCCGACCGCTGCTACGCGGCTGCGGTACGCCTGGCGCCTGAACGGATGGAGCCGCTCAACAATCGGGGCTGGTCGCTGCTGCTGCGTGGCCGGCCTGCAGAAGCGATCAGCTGGCTAGAGCACGCCGCTGCATTGGCACCCGAGCAGCAGCGGATCAGCGACAACCTGGAACTGGCCCGCACTGCCGCCGCCGCGGACCTGCCAAGTCGCCGGCCCGGCGAGGCCGACGAAGCTTATGCGGCTCGCCTCAACGATGCCGGGGTGGTCGCTGATCGTAACGGACAGCGAGACCGCGCCCGTGCGGCTTTTGCCCGCGCCATCGAGGCTCGCCCCGACTATTATCTGCGCGCGGCCAACAACCTTGCTCGCCTAGGACCACCGCCCCCATGA
- a CDS encoding LytR C-terminal domain-containing protein produces MMRWAPWPLLAASAGALAACAGAGDPVAVRPLGASPLAAGEQPLNVRVAEGRAQFALGNVALALEAFRKGLREDPTSVDALNGMAACYDRMGRFDLSRRYYEDALAIAPGDPRLYRNLALSLTLQGRTREAAALQSEYAARLKAAERGTVAALLPIPVPAPNPVPAAAAAAAASPAEASPPPTARSVTVRLAAAAPALPPARLERLSLGEVALVTGSRPLWAAVPVRVGARSATFVLPRARARGPVLTLLNASRIEGLARRTRLRLQQRGWRNIAIGNAPRTATATLILYPAPRRPEALRLAAQFGVTVRQQLSADPGMTLILARDAAGSKLLRSS; encoded by the coding sequence ATGATGCGGTGGGCTCCATGGCCTCTCCTGGCGGCGAGCGCGGGTGCGCTGGCGGCCTGCGCCGGGGCCGGCGACCCAGTCGCCGTGCGTCCGCTCGGGGCGAGCCCGCTGGCAGCGGGCGAGCAGCCGCTCAACGTCCGCGTGGCGGAGGGTCGGGCGCAGTTCGCGCTCGGCAATGTGGCGCTGGCGCTTGAAGCCTTCCGCAAGGGGCTGCGCGAGGATCCGACCAGCGTCGACGCGCTGAACGGCATGGCGGCCTGCTACGACCGGATGGGCCGTTTCGATCTTTCGCGCCGCTACTATGAGGACGCGCTTGCCATCGCTCCGGGCGATCCGCGGCTCTACCGCAACCTGGCGCTCTCGCTCACCCTGCAGGGACGGACCCGGGAGGCGGCGGCGCTGCAGTCGGAATATGCGGCCCGGCTCAAAGCGGCGGAGCGGGGAACGGTCGCCGCGCTGCTGCCAATCCCGGTTCCGGCTCCGAACCCAGTCCCTGCTGCTGCAGCAGCGGCGGCGGCAAGTCCGGCGGAAGCTTCCCCGCCGCCCACTGCGCGAAGCGTCACGGTCCGCCTCGCCGCGGCCGCGCCGGCCCTCCCGCCGGCGAGGCTTGAGCGGCTTTCGCTCGGCGAGGTCGCGCTGGTCACCGGCTCGCGTCCGCTGTGGGCGGCGGTTCCGGTCCGCGTCGGGGCCCGCAGCGCCACCTTCGTGCTGCCCAGAGCGCGGGCTCGCGGGCCGGTGCTGACCCTCCTCAACGCCAGCCGGATCGAAGGGCTGGCGCGGCGGACCCGGCTGCGGCTCCAACAGCGCGGCTGGCGCAACATCGCGATCGGCAATGCCCCGAGGACCGCGACGGCTACCCTTATTCTGTACCCCGCCCCCCGCCGCCCCGAGGCGCTGCGGTTGGCGGCGCAGTTTGGCGTAACGGTGCGGCAGCAGCTGTCTGCCGATCCTGGAATGACGCTGATCCTTGCCCGTGACGCGGCGGGGAGCAAGCTGCTTCGGTCGTCGTGA
- a CDS encoding type II secretion system F family protein: MTELIAENQIARIALLGLIFVFVAGIGFVAATMFGDRRAARERLVGDTPRSELVSVSPSGSLRGHSAEGAWSRLVTSIEKTGLSLADTKDEALRSRLVAAGYTAPQTPRVYTLIRLILVVALPVTIFLLFWLTGRRPGIVTLWFTAVVGAVLGLYGPSLFIRAKADRRREQLVNGFPDALDLLLVCVEAGLGLEAGFSRVGMELTHSHPLIAEQIGMVVLELRAGRSREDALRRMADRAEVDEIRAFATLLIQSTKLGSSISQTLRTYASEMREKRRMRAEEKAHRLPVLLSIPLVACMLPAMIGVLMLPAVIRVVRAFTAH, encoded by the coding sequence GTGACCGAACTCATCGCCGAGAACCAGATCGCGCGGATCGCCCTGCTCGGGCTGATCTTCGTCTTCGTCGCCGGGATCGGCTTCGTCGCCGCCACCATGTTCGGCGACCGGCGCGCGGCGCGCGAGCGGCTGGTCGGCGATACCCCGCGGAGCGAGCTGGTCAGCGTGTCGCCGTCTGGGTCGCTGCGCGGCCATTCGGCCGAGGGCGCCTGGTCGCGGCTCGTCACCTCGATCGAGAAGACCGGTCTCAGCCTCGCCGACACCAAGGACGAGGCGCTCCGCTCGCGGCTGGTCGCGGCGGGCTACACCGCGCCGCAGACGCCGCGGGTCTACACGCTGATCCGGCTGATCCTCGTGGTCGCGCTGCCGGTCACCATCTTCCTGCTGTTCTGGCTGACCGGGCGCCGGCCCGGCATCGTCACCCTGTGGTTCACCGCGGTGGTCGGCGCGGTTCTCGGCCTCTACGGCCCGAGCCTGTTCATCCGTGCCAAGGCCGATCGCCGCCGCGAGCAGCTGGTCAACGGCTTTCCGGACGCACTCGACCTGCTGCTGGTCTGCGTCGAGGCCGGGCTCGGGCTGGAGGCCGGCTTCTCGCGGGTTGGCATGGAGCTGACCCATTCGCACCCGCTGATCGCCGAGCAGATCGGGATGGTCGTGCTCGAGCTGCGCGCCGGGCGGAGCCGCGAGGACGCGTTGCGGCGGATGGCCGACCGCGCCGAGGTGGACGAGATCCGGGCCTTCGCGACCCTGCTGATCCAGTCGACCAAGCTCGGCTCGTCGATCTCGCAGACGCTTCGAACCTACGCCAGCGAGATGCGCGAGAAGCGGCGGATGCGGGCGGAGGAGAAGGCGCACCGGCTGCCGGTGCTCCTCTCCATTCCGCTGGTCGCCTGCATGCTGCCGGCGATGATCGGGGTGTTAATGCTGCCCGCGGTGATCCGGGTGGTACGGGCGTTCACGGCTCATTGA
- a CDS encoding type II secretion system F family protein, whose translation MSSDWIRVLALISVFAAVLLAVEVLVTAVSTSRSKGRAINLRLRMINSGRSREETLNLLRRRDNSVPDTLPAWLIGPARRFEKMVMAAGITTATSQLMIGLLLAPFVLLGIMVLVLLALGSPMNMGRLLLLATISGLVGLALPLYVLSFRATRMRKKMEEQFPVALDVFVRGLRAGHPVAAALDLLTVEMPDPIGSQFGLVVDEVTYGADLRDALHNMAERWDLDDMRMFVVSLAVQSETGGNLAEILENLSKVIRDRASMMMKVRALSSEGRMTSYMLTALPILTFLLLFTANPRFFLDVADSRAFVPGFVGLAVLYTIGFVMIRRMVDLKV comes from the coding sequence ATGAGCTCCGACTGGATCCGCGTCCTCGCGCTGATCAGCGTCTTCGCGGCGGTGCTGCTGGCGGTGGAGGTGCTGGTCACCGCCGTGTCGACCAGCCGCTCGAAAGGCCGGGCGATCAACCTCCGGCTCCGGATGATCAACAGCGGGCGGTCGCGCGAGGAGACGCTCAACCTTCTCCGCCGCCGCGACAACAGTGTTCCCGACACGCTCCCGGCCTGGCTGATCGGCCCGGCGCGCCGGTTCGAGAAGATGGTGATGGCCGCCGGCATCACCACGGCGACCAGCCAGCTGATGATCGGCCTTCTCCTCGCGCCCTTCGTGCTGCTCGGTATCATGGTGCTGGTGCTGCTGGCGCTCGGCAGCCCGATGAACATGGGCCGGCTGCTGCTGCTCGCGACGATCAGCGGGCTCGTCGGCCTCGCGCTGCCGCTCTACGTCCTGTCGTTCCGCGCGACCCGGATGCGCAAGAAGATGGAGGAACAGTTCCCGGTCGCGCTCGACGTCTTCGTCCGCGGCCTCCGCGCCGGCCACCCGGTCGCCGCCGCGCTCGACCTGCTGACGGTCGAGATGCCCGACCCGATCGGCAGCCAGTTCGGGCTGGTGGTCGACGAGGTGACTTATGGCGCCGACCTCCGCGACGCGCTCCACAACATGGCCGAGCGATGGGACCTCGACGACATGCGGATGTTTGTCGTCAGCCTCGCGGTACAGAGCGAGACGGGCGGCAACCTCGCCGAGATCCTGGAGAATCTCTCCAAGGTGATCCGCGACCGCGCCTCGATGATGATGAAGGTCCGGGCGCTGTCGAGCGAGGGGCGGATGACCAGCTACATGCTGACCGCGCTGCCGATCCTGACCTTCCTCCTCCTGTTCACGGCCAATCCCCGCTTCTTCCTCGACGTCGCGGACTCGCGGGCGTTCGTCCCCGGCTTCGTCGGCCTCGCCGTCCTCTACACCATCGGCTTTGTCATGATCCGCCGGATGGTCGACCTGAAGGTGTGA
- a CDS encoding CpaF family protein produces the protein MTVGDAGAFAKRDVNTELKVELHQRLLDLINLSALDNMSREQIESEVGDILNEEIDKQRHALNAAERRQLVDDVLDELLGLGPLEPLLKDATITDILVNGHDHVFVERYGSLEASPVRFKDERHLLRIIQKIVSAVGRRVDESQPMCDARLADGSRVNAVVPPLALDGSLLSIRKFAKVPISMARLVEIGSVPPPIAEVLRSIVACRRNVLISGGTGSGKTTMLNAMSAFIDNRERVVTIEDSAELQLQQAHVARLETRPANIEGRGEIAQRDLVKNALRMRPDRIIVGEVRAGEAFDMLQAMNTGHDGSMTTVHANTPRDALSRVEQMIGMSGIDISARSARAQIASAINVVIQVARLSDGRRRLISLAELSGMEGEVITMQEIFRFRQTGISADGTVLGRFEATGIRPRFVDQVAAYGMQLSADLFHPDQRFDA, from the coding sequence ATGACGGTCGGCGATGCCGGCGCCTTCGCCAAGCGCGACGTCAACACCGAGCTCAAGGTCGAACTCCACCAGCGGCTGCTCGACCTCATCAACCTGTCCGCGCTCGACAACATGTCGCGCGAGCAGATCGAAAGCGAGGTCGGCGACATCCTCAACGAGGAGATCGACAAGCAGCGCCACGCCCTCAACGCGGCCGAGCGACGCCAGCTGGTCGACGACGTACTCGACGAGCTGCTCGGCCTCGGGCCGCTCGAGCCCCTGCTCAAGGACGCGACGATCACCGACATCCTCGTCAACGGCCACGACCATGTGTTCGTCGAGCGCTACGGATCGCTCGAGGCGAGCCCGGTCCGCTTCAAGGATGAGCGGCACCTGCTGCGGATCATCCAGAAGATCGTCAGCGCGGTTGGGCGCCGGGTCGACGAGTCGCAGCCGATGTGCGACGCGCGCCTCGCCGACGGCAGCCGCGTCAACGCGGTCGTTCCGCCACTCGCGCTCGACGGCTCGCTCCTGTCGATCCGCAAGTTCGCCAAGGTGCCGATCTCGATGGCCCGGCTGGTGGAGATCGGGTCGGTCCCGCCGCCGATCGCCGAGGTGCTCCGGAGCATCGTCGCCTGCCGCCGGAACGTGCTCATCTCGGGCGGCACCGGCTCGGGCAAGACAACCATGCTCAACGCCATGTCGGCGTTCATCGACAATCGCGAGCGGGTCGTCACCATCGAGGACTCGGCCGAGCTCCAGCTCCAGCAGGCGCATGTGGCGCGGCTGGAGACCCGCCCCGCCAACATCGAAGGTCGGGGCGAGATCGCCCAGCGCGACCTCGTCAAGAACGCGCTCCGCATGCGCCCCGACCGGATCATCGTCGGCGAGGTTCGCGCCGGCGAGGCGTTCGACATGCTCCAGGCGATGAACACGGGCCACGACGGCTCGATGACGACCGTTCACGCCAATACCCCGCGCGACGCCCTGTCGCGGGTCGAGCAGATGATCGGCATGTCGGGGATCGACATCAGCGCCCGCTCGGCCCGGGCGCAGATCGCCTCGGCGATCAACGTGGTGATCCAGGTCGCCCGCCTGTCCGACGGGCGCCGCCGGCTGATCAGCCTCGCCGAACTGAGCGGAATGGAGGGCGAGGTCATCACCATGCAGGAGATCTTCCGCTTCCGGCAGACGGGGATCAGCGCCGACGGGACGGTGCTCGGCCGGTTCGAGGCGACCGGCATCCGTCCGCGCTTCGTCGACCAGGTCGCCGCTTACGGCATGCAGCTGAGCGCCGACCTGTTCCACCCCGACCAGCGATTCGACGCATGA
- a CDS encoding AAA family ATPase, with amino-acid sequence MTAMPPMHESRSFRPQGREAPVQLYLSGASGDASALVGCRAANLPLVLNLIPVTEWIDRAEVAGAAAAVVQVDADTPASIKRFEKLAGESQTPLLAACYEPPLALVRSLIRLGAHDVLPLPLALDDLETALAPLAERRSADAADKLVRNARLVSVVKSRGGAGATALLTQLAVRFAERETKAGREACLIDLDLQYGDAAFQLGLQPSLTLSDLVEAGSRLDGELMRQIVTRHHSGLNVIAAPTALLPLDTLSNEAAIAIVERAEREFGTVFLDLPANWTNWSMSLLARSDCVLLVTELSIPSLNRARRQLDLIEAQELGALDVRVVVNRAGGGLFKPLRTEHVEQALGRPAAFLVGDDRELMDAAIDRGVPIGELKRKSGLGRDLDAIDAGLVHALRLER; translated from the coding sequence GTGACCGCCATGCCGCCGATGCATGAGAGCAGGAGCTTCCGGCCGCAGGGCCGCGAGGCGCCGGTGCAGCTCTATTTGTCGGGCGCGTCGGGCGATGCCAGCGCGCTGGTCGGCTGCCGCGCCGCGAACCTGCCGCTCGTGCTCAACCTCATCCCGGTGACCGAATGGATCGACCGGGCCGAGGTCGCCGGTGCCGCCGCCGCGGTGGTCCAGGTCGATGCCGACACGCCCGCCTCGATCAAGCGGTTCGAGAAGCTGGCGGGCGAGAGCCAGACCCCGCTGCTCGCGGCCTGCTACGAACCGCCGCTGGCGCTGGTCCGCTCGCTGATCCGTCTCGGCGCGCACGACGTGCTTCCGCTGCCGCTCGCGCTCGACGACCTCGAGACGGCGCTCGCCCCGCTCGCCGAGCGGCGCAGCGCCGATGCCGCCGACAAGCTGGTCCGCAACGCCCGGCTGGTCAGCGTGGTCAAGAGCCGCGGCGGCGCCGGCGCGACCGCGCTCTTGACTCAGCTCGCGGTGCGCTTCGCCGAGCGCGAGACGAAGGCCGGGCGCGAGGCCTGCTTGATCGACCTCGATCTCCAATATGGCGACGCCGCCTTCCAGCTCGGCCTCCAGCCCTCGCTCACCCTGTCCGACCTCGTCGAGGCCGGCAGCCGGCTCGACGGCGAGCTGATGCGCCAGATCGTCACCCGCCACCATAGCGGGCTCAACGTCATCGCCGCGCCGACCGCGCTGCTGCCGCTCGACACGCTCAGCAACGAGGCGGCGATCGCCATCGTCGAGCGGGCTGAGCGCGAGTTCGGAACCGTCTTCCTCGACCTGCCGGCGAACTGGACCAACTGGTCCATGTCGCTTCTCGCCCGCTCCGACTGCGTCCTCCTCGTCACCGAGCTCAGCATCCCCAGCCTCAACCGCGCGCGCCGCCAGCTCGACCTGATCGAGGCGCAGGAGTTGGGCGCGCTAGACGTCCGGGTCGTCGTCAACCGCGCCGGCGGCGGCCTCTTCAAGCCGCTCCGCACCGAGCATGTCGAGCAGGCGCTGGGGCGGCCCGCCGCCTTCCTCGTCGGCGACGACCGGGAGCTGATGGACGCCGCGATCGACCGCGGCGTTCCAATCGGCGAGCTCAAGCGCAAGAGCGGGCTGGGCCGCGACCTCGACGCGATCGACGCCGGGCTCGTGCACGCCCTGCGGCTGGAGCGCTGA
- a CDS encoding TadE/TadG family type IV pilus assembly protein, translated as MIRLLRDQRGGSAAEFALLTPLLLTLLFGIIDAGRLAWLYNQAEKAAQAGARVAVVTTLIPSNLASFKYVGQTVNGVTYTQGDPLQPSALGTITCAQPAATLSCSCTPTAACPVSMSTVSAAGFNAVVSRVTAMLPQAGAANVTVQYEGSGLGYAGDPSGMDISPLVTVRVSGLQFQPLSGYMLLSVTVPALSSTLSAEDSLGAYSN; from the coding sequence ATGATCCGCCTTCTCCGGGACCAGCGCGGCGGAAGCGCGGCCGAGTTCGCGCTGCTGACGCCGCTGCTGCTCACCCTGCTGTTCGGTATCATCGACGCCGGTCGGCTCGCCTGGCTCTACAACCAGGCGGAGAAGGCGGCGCAGGCGGGCGCACGGGTGGCGGTCGTCACCACCCTCATTCCAAGCAACCTCGCGAGCTTCAAATATGTCGGCCAGACGGTCAACGGGGTCACCTACACGCAGGGTGATCCGCTCCAGCCCTCAGCGCTGGGCACCATCACCTGCGCCCAGCCCGCCGCGACGCTAAGCTGCAGCTGCACGCCCACGGCCGCCTGCCCGGTCAGCATGTCGACGGTCAGCGCCGCCGGCTTCAACGCCGTGGTCAGCCGGGTCACCGCGATGCTGCCGCAGGCCGGCGCGGCCAACGTCACCGTCCAATATGAGGGCTCCGGGCTCGGCTACGCCGGCGACCCGTCGGGCATGGACATCAGCCCGCTGGTCACCGTCAGGGTCAGCGGCCTGCAGTTCCAGCCGCTGAGCGGATATATGCTGCTGTCGGTCACCGTGCCGGCTCTCTCCTCCACCCTGAGCGCCGAGGACAGCCTCGGCGCCTATTCGAACTAG
- a CDS encoding TadE/TadG family type IV pilus assembly protein produces the protein MSRLHHHRLWRDRSAAAAAEMALAVPLLLIIMGGSFELGNYFHDEHILAEGLRDAGRFVARQSITNFTSCTGTLASGTTVYDRARLLASKGTLASTAADRLPNWSSVTDSCSPLPAAGCFQLALSCSTTASGQTMSGVYKGVSGGAPVVRLEASLPYRPVIGAYGFSGWGQKLHATEEVAVVGL, from the coding sequence ATGAGCCGGCTTCACCATCACCGTCTCTGGCGGGACCGGAGCGCCGCGGCCGCGGCCGAGATGGCGCTCGCGGTGCCGCTGCTGCTGATCATCATGGGCGGCAGCTTCGAGCTCGGCAACTATTTCCATGACGAGCACATACTCGCCGAGGGACTGCGCGACGCCGGCCGCTTCGTTGCGCGCCAGTCGATCACCAACTTCACCAGCTGCACCGGGACCTTGGCCTCCGGCACGACCGTCTACGACCGGGCCAGGCTGCTCGCCAGCAAGGGAACGCTGGCGAGCACGGCCGCCGACCGTCTGCCTAACTGGTCGAGCGTAACCGACAGCTGTTCGCCCCTGCCCGCTGCCGGCTGCTTCCAGCTCGCGCTGAGCTGTTCGACCACGGCGTCCGGGCAGACGATGAGCGGCGTCTACAAGGGCGTGAGCGGAGGCGCCCCGGTGGTGAGGCTCGAGGCGAGCCTCCCCTATCGCCCGGTGATCGGCGCCTATGGCTTTTCGGGATGGGGGCAGAAGCTCCACGCCACCGAAGAGGTTGCGGTGGTGGGGCTATGA